In Panulirus ornatus isolate Po-2019 chromosome 13, ASM3632096v1, whole genome shotgun sequence, the genomic window tcctaaaacaggTAGCCGAAAGAGAAAGTATTGTTCCATgcatagaaaaaaaatgctttcaaTTTTAGAAAAATAGAAGAATTCTTCCTTTGGAGGGTGTTCTGTTTTAATGAGCTTTCTTCCTGCCTTTCCCTATTTTTGTGGTCGGTGGACACAATACAAGAGAGTTCCCCTTGCATACTGCCAGTTTGTTGGCAGTACAGCTAATTGGCTGTGGGATTGTAGAGTAAATGACGTGCTTTTTTGGTCAAGTCGTTAAGAGTTTTAATATTATTGTGAAAAGTGATCCGATGAGCTCTTAATAGTAGGTTTAAGTTTGGGAGGAAACATCCTTTTAAAGAAGATAAAAGATTTTGATGATAGATTATTTTCAGTAGCATATTTTGTGTTGAATACATGTATGTTTTTGATATCAGATCTCaacttatatttattattatctgtTTCTGTAGCTGTACGATTCGATGAATGTAGACCCTGTAGTACAAATAAAACTCAGTCAAGCAGCTGCAGCACAGAGGGCACGTCGTCGTAGGCACTTAGAAAGAATGACTGAAGAAGAGAGACAAGCAAAACGTGCCAGAGCTGCTGCACAGCAAAGGAAAAAACGTCAGCAGCTGCTAGAATGTATGACTGAAGAACAACGACGAACATATCGTGCTGCTATTGCTGAAGCGCAGCGAATACGTCGCCATATTCGGCttcagagaatgagtgaagaagagAAGCGAAGACAGCGTTCAATAGAAAGTGCTTTATCAGCTAAACGCCGTCGTCTTCGCCAGGAAAAGATGACTGAAGAAGAACGTCGAGCTTATcgtgcagcagcagctgcagcacaaAGAAGAAAACGCTTGCTCCAAAAGGAGCGAATGACTAATGAGGAATTGCAAGAATTTCGTGCTGCTGAAGCTGCCCGACGACGCCGTCTTCGGCAAGAAGCAAACACGACAGAAGAGTCAAGCTCAGAGCATAGACCAGCTGCAGTGAGAAGAGTAAGCCGGCCACGTCATAAGGAAAAATGGATGGAAGAAGAACAACTTGTACAATATGCAGCAGCTTCAGCACAGAAAGATTTATACCATTATGGGAAGGATGTTACTTCAAATGTTCCACATGCCTCTGCAGTGGAAGGAGAAACCACACCAGAAGATCTGATGATGCAAATACTGATGGTAAGTAGTGAATGCCtcagaaaaaagaattataatattgataaaaactgtatatatatatatatatatatatatatatatatatatatatatatatatatatatatatatatatatatcagtaactatATTTACAGATGTtgtatatatatcactaaatATATTTACAGATGTAATGACCACTTTACAGTATTTCAGTTTATCTGAACCTTTTGAATTTCAATTGAACTGAAAAAGTGTAAAGTGGTTAATATATcaatgaatatattcatgtacaaatgtttttgctgggtttttttttgggtaaGTGTTCATTGCTGATCTGATATATGcttgtggttcagaagtggtataggatgtgtggatcaggtgtttaatttcaagaatgtgtgagaaatacatagaaaaacagatggattagtatgtggcatttatagatctggagaaggcatatgatagggttgatagagatgctttgtggaaggtttcaagagtatatggtatgggaagtaagctgctagaagctgtgagtttttatcaaggatgtatggcatgtgtacaagtaagaagaggggagagtgaatggttcccagtgaaagttggtttgtggcaggggtgtgtgatgtctccatggctgtctagtttgtttatggattggatggtgagggaggtaaatgcaaaagtcttggggAGAGAGGCACATATGCAGTCTGCTATGATATGAAGGCctaggagtgagtcagttgtttgccgatgatacagctctaatggctgattcgaatgaaaaactgaagaagttggtaactgagtttggaaaagtgtgtgaaaggagaaagttgagagtaaatgtgaataagagcaaggttattaggttcagtagggttgagggacaagttaattgagatgtgagtttgaatggagaaaaattggaggaagtgaagtgttttaaatatctaggagtggacttagcattgaatggaaccatgcaagcggaagtgagccacagggtgggggagggggtgaaggttctgagagcaatgaagaatgtgtggaaggagagaatgttatctcagagagcaaaaatgggtatgtttgaaggaatagtaattccagcaatattatatgtttgcgaggcataagctctagatagggttgtatggaggagggtggatgtgttggaaattaaatgtttgaggacaatgtgtggtgtgaagtggtttgatcaagtaggttatgaaagagtaagagagatgtttggaaatggaaagagtgtggtggagaaagcagaagaggatttgttgaaatggtttggacatatggagagaatgagtgaggaaagattgacaaagaggatatatgtgtcagaggtggagggaataaggagaagcgggagaccaaattggaggtggaaggatggagtgaaaaagactttgagtgattggggcacatatgcatatcaaaatatacatgcatataaatacacatacacagacatatacatgtacatagtcatacttgcttgccttcatccatttccggcgctaccccgccccacaggaaacagcattgcttctCAATCTTGTAATGCACGCATATCTGATGTAAAGTAttcaccatcatacccagagaaCCAAAACTTGGACCATATGTGTAGCAACCAGGTAGCCCAACCCCCACACCAGATGAGTTAAATAGCATCTATTTTGTAACCACACGCTGATTCACAGATCTTGCTGATGTGTCATTTGTCCTTTTCAAGGTGGAAACAATGCTACACATACtctggacaaggaaggaaggcttTTCAGTCGACTCCCTAGGCActacataaatgtgtatatagCTCAGCCATGTATGTACGTTTGATATTTGATGTTTAAACTTGATATCTGATGCAAACCGCTCACCTCCATACCCCAAGAACTGAAGCctggaccatctgtgtggcagccaggcatctacttcactaacgcgggagaatatatatatatatatatatatatatatatatatatatatatatatatatatatatttatatatatatatatatatatatatatatatatatatatatttgcttagaaaagcaaatggatttgtatgtagcatttatggatctggagaaggcatatgatagagttgatagagatgctctgtggaaggtattaagaatgtatggtatgggaggcaggttgttagaagcagtgaaaagtttttatcgaggatgtaaggcatgtgtacgtgtaggaagagaggaaagtgattggttctcagtgaatgtaggtttgcggcaggggtgtgtgatgtctctatggttgtttaatttgtttatggatgggtttgttagggaggtgaatgcaagagttttggaaagaggggcaagtatgaagtctgttgtggatgagagagcttgggaagtgagtcagttgttgtttgctgatgatacagcgctggtggctgattcatgtgagaaattgcagaagctggtgactgagtttggtaaagtgtgtgaaagaagaaagttaagagtaaatgtgaataagagcaaggttactaggtacagtagggttgagggtcaagtcaattgggaggtaagtttgaatggagaaaaactggaggaagtaaagtgttttagatatctgggagtggatctggcagcggatggaaccatggaagcggaagtgaatcatagggtgggggatggggcaaaaatcctgggagccttgaaaaatgtgtggaagttgagaacactatctcggaaagcaaaaatgggtatgtttgaaggaatagtggttccaacaatgttgtatggttgcgaggcgtgggctatggatagagttgtgcgcaggagggtggatgtgctggaaatgagatgtttgaggacaatgtgtggtatgaggtgctttcatcgagtaagtaatgtaagagtaagagagatgtgtggaaataaaaagagcgtggttgagagagcagaagagggtgttttgaaatggtttgggcacatggagagaatgagtgaggaaagattgaccaagaggatatatgtgttggaggtggagggaacgaggagaagtgggagaccaatttggaggtggaaagatgggagtgaaaaagattttgagtgatcggggcctgaacatgcaggagggtgaaaggcgggcaaggaatagagtgaattggatcgatgtggtatactggggttgatgtgctgtcagtggattagatcagggcatgtaaagcgtctggggtaaaccatggaaagttgtgtggggcctggatgtggaaagggagctgtggtttcgggcattattgcatgacagctagagactgagtgtgaacgaatggggcctttgttttcttttcctagcgctacctcgcacacatgaagagggagggggatggtattctatgtgtggtggggtggcgatgggaatgaataaaggcagacagtgtgaattgtgtgcatgggtatatatgtatgtgtctgtgtgtgtatatatatgtgtacattgagatgtataggtatgtatatttgtgtgtgtggacgtgtatgtatatacatttgtatgggggtgggttgggccatttctttcgtctgtttccttgcgctacctcgcaaacgcgggagacagcgacaaagcaaaataaatatgaatgatatatattatccctggggataggggagaaagaatacttcccacgtattccctgcgtgtcgtagaaggcgactaaaagggaagggagagggaggctggaaatccttccctttttttttttttttttttttttccaaaagaaggaacagagaagggggccaggtgaggatattccctcaaaggtccagtcctctgttcttaacgctacctcgctaatgtgggaaatggcgaatagtatgaaagaaaagaaaagtgaatcatagggtgggggagggggcgaaaatcctgggagccttgaagaatgtgtggaagtcgagaacattatctcggaaagcaaaaatgggtatgtttgaaggaatagtggttccaacaatgttgtatggttgcgaggcgtgggctatggatagagttgtgcgcaggagggtggatgtgctggaaatgagatgtttgaggacaatgtgtggtgtgaggtggtttgatcgagtaagtaatgtaagggtaagagagatgtgtggaaataaaaagagcgtggttgagagagcagaagagggtgttttgatatggtttgggcatatggagagaatgagtgaggaaagattgaccaagaggatatatgtgtcggaggtggagggaacgaggagaagtgggagaccaaattggaggtggaaagatggagtgaaaaagattttgagtgatcggggcctgaacatgcaggagggtgaaaggcgtgcaaggaatagagtgaattggaacgatgtagtataccggggtcgacgtgctgtcaatggattgaaccagggcatgtgaagcgtctggggtaaaccatggaaagttgtgtggggcctggatgtggaaagggagctgtggtttcagtgcattattatatgacagccagagactgagtgtgaacgaatggggcctatgttgtcttttcctagcgctaccttgcacacatgaggggggagggggttgttattccatgtgtggcggggtggtgatgggaacaaataaaggcggacagtatgaattatgtgcatgtgtatatatgtatgtctgtgtgtgtgtatatatatgtgtacattgagatgtataggtatgtatatttgcgtgtgtggacgtgtatgtatatacatgtgtatgtgggcgggttgggccattctttcgtctgtttccttgcgctacctcgctaatgcgggagacagcgacaaagcaaaataaaaaaaaaaatagatagtagcaaatagaaaaaataaactttttttttctcaacagtACACCAAGACCCTGAGTAGTGCTCAGGATGCATTCCTGTAAAAATGAGCATGAATCAAAGCAGCATTAAAAGAGGCCTTAATTGCATTGTACATAAAGGGATGTGTTCATGACAGCATTTGTATGTTTTACATTGAGCAGTAACTGTGGGCTTTCTTGGGATATCGATGATAGTTCTAATGATAATACAGGTGGCAAACACATTCTACattaaaaagaatatttattttgATAATTGATATTGACTGGCCATCATTGTCTTGTTGATCCTTTGCTTTCCTCTTCTGCAGGTGGGTAAAGATCCCATTTCCTTGATGATTGACTGGCTTACCCCTTGAATGATGAGAATCATATGTAGCTGACGGACCATGGCATTGTGGGAGCTGTAAAGTAATCATAACTTTCGCAGGCTTTGTTTGAAGTGTGTACCAACATCATGACATTTGTATAATTGCAAGGTGTGGACTTGATTCCTGTTTTATGTAGGCAGCTTGAAGAGCGTCTCAATGATGCCCCAGACAGTAATGCACACCCTCTTCCACCATTCTCCACCTGTCCTTTGGGGATCTACACATTCAACATTATACCACAGACATATAGAATATGTTAGCTAACTTTCTGTAAATATCTTTtgttttacatgtatttctttcattttataatgAGAAACAGAAATTTGAATGATGCACACCCACCAAAATCCTCCTCCATTTCACCACTTCCCCAGGGAATCTGTGTGCTAACTTCACTGTTATACCTTGGCTGTGTAAGCTTTATTAGCTCACTTTTTTATATTCCCTGGGAAGCAGAGAATTTGAAGACCTTGCTTTCTGTTTATATTGTGATCAAAGTTTTGCAAGTTGCCTGTCATATAAAGGATAAAGGATCTGAGTCTGATCTTCCACCTAGATACCATTAATGAAGTAATGGACTGGGCAAAAACTTGTAATTCCCTGCTCaaaaatcatttgcactccttccctgtatcaCTGAActgcatctcttttctctttttcttgcagatttacttctttatccctacactcactaccctttctaatctgcccacctcccgccttttgcttgccaaatgcatctctcgcacatgccatcactgcttcctagtAGGTTGAAACTTTAAGTAAACTCATTCGGTagcagttggtaggaatattagatagGAGCCTATGGAAACACTCCACTAGAGATGCCCTCTGCCATtgatctgttaagggtgaggaactaaaggcaaagaagcggCAGTGGAGTCCAATggaagtggagactcttttgtcgtggccacccctttgagggagttcccaaagggaatgggtgtcagagatataggtagataaatttttttttttttttttttttatactttgtcgctgtctcccgcgtttgcgaggtagcgcaaggaaacagacgaaagaaatggcccaacccccccccatacacatgtatatacatacgtccacacacgcaaatatacatacctacacagctttccatggtttaccccagacgcttcacatgccttgattcattccactgacagcacgtcaaccccggtataccacatcgctccaattcactctattccttgccctcctttcaccctactgcatgttcaggccccgatcacacaaaatctttttcactccatctttccacctccaatttggtctccctcttctccttgctccctccacctccgacacatatatcctcttggtcaatctttcctcactcatcctctccatgtgcccaaaccacttcaaaacaccctcttctgctctctcaaccacgctctttttatttccacacatctctcttacccttacgttactcactcgatcaaaccacctcacaccacacattgtcctcaaacatctcatttccagcacatccatcctcctgcgcacaactctatccatagcccacgcctcgcaaccatacaacattgttggaaccactattccttcaaacatacccatttttgctttccgagataatgttctcaacttccacacattcttcaaggcccccagaattttcgccccctcccccaccctatgatccacttccgcttccatggttccatccgctgccagatccactcccagatatctaaaacacttcacttcctccagtttttctccattcaaactcacctcccaattgacttgaccctcaaccctactgtacctaataaccttgctcttattcacatttactcttaactttcttcttccacacactttaccaaactcagtcaccagcttctgcagtttctcacatgaatcagccaccagcgctgtatcatcagcgaacaacaactgactcacttcccaagctctctcatccccgacagacttcatacttgcccctctttccaaaactcttgcatttacctccctaacaaccccatccataaacaaattaaacaaccatggagacatcacacacccctgccgcaaacctacattcactgagaaccaatcactttcctctcttcctacacgtacacatgacttacatcctcgataacaacttttcactgcttctaacaactttcctcccacaccatatattcttaataccttccacagagcatctctatcaactcttatcatatgccttctccagatccataaatgctacatacaaatccatttgcttttctaagtatttctcacatacattcttcaaagcaaacacctgatccacacatcctctaccacttctgaaaccacactgctcttccccaatctgatgctctgtacatgccttcaccctctcaatcaataccctcccatataatttaccaggaatactcaacaaacttatacctctgtaatttgagcactcactcttatcccctttgcctttgtacaatggcactatgcacgcattccgccaatcctcaggcacctcaccataaggtgaagatttgtatgggttttcagaaaagaagagtgaatgttggggtgaagagggtggtgagagtaagtgagcttgagaaggagacctgtgtgaggaagtaccaggagagactgagtacagaatggaaaaaggtgagaacaatggaagcaaggggagtgggggaggaatgggatgtatttagggaatcagtgatggattgcgcaaaagatgcttgtggcatgagaagagtgggaggtgggttgattagaaagggtagtgagtggtgggatgaagaagtaagagtattagtgaaagagaagagagaggcatttggacgatttttgcagggaaaaaatgcaattgagtgggagatgtataaaagaaagagacaggaggtcaagagaaaggtgcaagaggtgaaaaaaagggcaaattagagttggggtgagagagtatcattaaattttagagagaataaaaagatattctggaaggaggtaaataaagtgcataagacaagggagcaaatgggaacttcagtgaagggcgcaaatggggaggtgataacaagtagtggtgatgtgagaaggagatggagtgagtattttgaaggtttgttgaatgtgtttgatgatagagtggcagatatagggtgttttggtcgaggtggtgtgcaaagtgagagggttagggaaaatgatttggtaaacagagaagaggtagtgaaagctttgcggaagatgaaagccggcaaggcagcaggtttggatggtattgcagtggaatttattaaaaaagggggtgactgtattgttgactggttggtaaggttatttaatgtatgtatgaggtaGATAaatagcttccctaaatacctcccattcctcacactaCTCTCCTTGCCTCATTTACGTAAAGTATTGATGAAAAATGAGGAATGattgaaaagaagaatgttgaacAAATGAGTGGGGAGACTCGTATAATCAAAGATAAAGATTGGGGGTATGGGGTTCCTGTTGTAAAGGAAAATGGTAAAccacttgtggagttgtatgttgAAGAAGGGCttgtagttaggaacatttagtGAGAAAATAGGAACATGCATAGTATATGGTaagcgggcattactggattatgccCATAATTGATGGTTGTTcttaaagagagacatttggatgtaacTGTGCTAAAAGGGGCAACTGTTAGGTTATCTAATCACTTCTTGGTGGATACaagggtgaaagtttgtagaggcATAAGGAAAAGAGGACATGATATAGGTAggaagagggttgtgaaagtgagttcacttaaaagagaggcttgtgtgaTATCAGATATCAAGAAagaatgggtgaagaatggcagaaTGCTAGAGTAAACAAAactaggggagtgggtaaggattAGCAGGTACACTATTCAAGAGAGGCAGTGCTGACATGAGAAACAGTGGTGTGTGGGATAagggcatgtgagaaagggtcATAAGTGGAGGGATAAGGAAGTCAGGTTATTATTGAAGGCAAGAAAAGAAATTTAGGAGCATTACCTACAGGGAGTGTTTAGATGCACAAGACAAAgtgacaggagatcaagaggaaaagTAGGGGCTGTAAAAGAAAGCAAATGTGTGGTAGGGAGAGAAAGTATTAGCAGATTTCAtggaaaaataaaatgttttagaagaagacagacagtgtgaggaggaaaagagagtaaacagggaagtggaaaaaaaaaaagtgaagagatgaagggagagtatattgaaggactgttgaatgtgttaaatgataggatggcagatctGGAGTATTGttaaatgatagggtggcagatctGGAGTGTTGttaaatgatagggtggcagatgtggagtgtgTTCGAAGTAAGGATATGCAAAGCAAGTCATGGTAAgtgattttgtaaaaaaaaaaaagaaaaaaaaagaaaaagagaggtagCAAATGCCTTGCattagatgaagtgtggcaaagtggcttgagt contains:
- the LOC139752872 gene encoding uncharacterized protein isoform X3, with the translated sequence MYTSKAIECPFQDFSADDKEDKSGKIDQRSFLRAEDGKRRSKRKLQNQIRIPYVNDAYANGEEDPITDDDPPVQSFLSLVEIKEEPPDINSSGGNGNGAHPTSLDDTLSSSESSSFSSSSCPVYPDYESKTALDLLYDSMNVDPVVQIKLSQAAAAQRARRRRHLERMTEEERQAKRARAAAQQRKKRQQLLECMTEEQRRTYRAAIAEAQRIRRHIRLQRMSEEEKRRQRSIESALSAKRRRLRQEKMTEEERRAYRAAAAAAQRRKRLLQKERMTNEELQEFRAAEAARRRRLRQEANTTEESSSEHRPAAVRRVSRPRHKEKWMEEEQLVQYAAASAQKDLYHYGKDVTSNVPHASAVEGETTPEDLMMQILMVETMLHILWTRKEGFSVDSLGTT
- the LOC139752872 gene encoding uncharacterized protein isoform X2, which encodes MYTSKAIECPFQDFSADDKEDKSGKIDQRSFLRAEDGKRRSKRKLQNQIRIPYVNDAYANGEEDPITDDDPPVQSFLSLVEIKEEPPDINSSGGNGNGAHPTSLDDTLSSSESSSFSSSSCPVYPDYESKTALDLLYDSMNVDPVVQIKLSQAAAAQRARRRRHLERMTEEERQAKRARAAAQQRKKRQQLLECMTEEQRRTYRAAIAEAQRIRRHIRLQRMSEEEKRRQRSIESALSAKRRRLRQEKMTEEERRAYRAAAAAAQRRKRLLQKERMTNEELQEFRAAEAARRRRLRQEANTTEESSSEHRPAAVRRVSRPRHKEKWMEEEQLVQYAAASAQKDLYHYGKDVTSNVPHASAVEGETTPEDLMMQILMAQHAAALQYTEGQDQGVKAESVGACYSQQDRLQHYSQQNRMVEQQHHLNTCMTNQPYKEMPQHEGKNFFY
- the LOC139752872 gene encoding uncharacterized protein isoform X1; its protein translation is MYTSKAIECPFQDFSADDKEDKSGKIDQRSFLRAEDGKRRSKRKLQNQIRIPYVNDAYANGEEDPITDDDPPVQSFLSLVEIKEEPPDINSSGGNGNGAHPTSLDDTLSSSESSSFSSSSCPVYPDYESKTALDLLYDSMNVDPVVQIKLSQAAAAQRARRRRHLERMTEEERQAKRARAAAQQRKKRQQLLECMTEEQRRTYRAAIAEAQRIRRHIRLQRMSEEEKRRQRSIESALSAKRRRLRQEKMTEEERRAYRAAAAAAQRRKRLLQKERMTNEELQEFRAAEAARRRRLRQEANTTEESSSEHRPAAVRRVSRPRHKEKWMEEEQLVQYAAASAQKDLYHYGKDVTSNVPHASAVEGETTPEDLMMQILMQAQHAAALQYTEGQDQGVKAESVGACYSQQDRLQHYSQQNRMVEQQHHLNTCMTNQPYKEMPQHEGKNFFY